From Methanotorris formicicus Mc-S-70:
TGGAGAAGGATGAAAATGGAGGGTATCCAAACACCGAAATCTATGGAATAAGGGTTGTGAAAAAGGTTAAAAAATGAATAATGTTTAATGTTTTATTTGGTAAAGTGGTGTTGTATAGTTGTTTGTGAAATTCTCTGCTTTTATTCAATCACAACAAATTTTTGAAAGAACAATAATTAAGGGCAAAATTCCAAATAATACCCAATCATACTCTTTAATTTTATGAAAGATACGGTCATTTATAACGCAAACGACTATGTCTTCAGTCAGTGGTGGTTTTATGGAGTTTGAATTGTGGATTAGGATGATAAAAGAAAGTATAGAAAAAAAGAACATAGATCCCTGGAATATAAATATAGCGGAGATTGCTGATTTGTATATGGGCAAAATAAAGGAACTTAAAAGATTTGATATAAGGTTATCTGCCGATGTTATTCTTGTTGGGGGGATTTTGCTGAGAATGAAGTCGGAGGTACTTTATGGTGAATGTGAGATTGCCAATGAAGAATATGGGGATGAATTTTATGAGGATTATGATGATTACTATAATTATGATGAAGATAATGAAGATGTAAAGATAACCCCGCCAGTGAGAAGACCACCAGCAAAGGTTAATAAAGAAAAAATAACCTTAGATGATTTGATAAAGACATTGAAGGATGAACTGGAAAAGGTAAAAAAGAAGAAAATAAAAAAAAGCAAAAGCAATAAAAAATCTGTAATTTTAGAGGATGTGCAGGATATTGTTGAAGAGTTGATTGAAGAGGACGATATTTCTGATATTATTGAAAAACTTTTGGATGACTTAAGAAGGGAAAAAATCATGGTATTTCAAAAAAAGTTCTCGTCAAAAGAGGATAAAGTTAAGTATTTCCTCCCCTCATTATATTTGGCTAATGATGGAAAGGTTGAACTTATTCAGGAGGAGTTATTTGAGGATTTAATTGTTAAATTAAAGGAATAATGGACAATAAAAACCCCAGAGAGGATGTTGAGCGATTTAAAATTAGTTATGGTTTAAATAATCATTAAAAAATTCGCATACAATCATACTCTATCCCGTTTGGATGCTACCTTTTTAAAAGGTTGCGATTTGATTATTAAATTAAAGGAATAAAAGGTGATTAAATGGACATTATAGAGAAAATCATGAACATTGGAGAAAAGGAAGGATTTGAAGTTGAGATTTTTATTTCAAAAGGAATTTCTTCATCAATTGATTTAGATGGGGAAAGTGTAGATAGTGTAGA
This genomic window contains:
- a CDS encoding segregation and condensation protein A — encoded protein: MEFELWIRMIKESIEKKNIDPWNINIAEIADLYMGKIKELKRFDIRLSADVILVGGILLRMKSEVLYGECEIANEEYGDEFYEDYDDYYNYDEDNEDVKITPPVRRPPAKVNKEKITLDDLIKTLKDELEKVKKKKIKKSKSNKKSVILEDVQDIVEELIEEDDISDIIEKLLDDLRREKIMVFQKKFSSKEDKVKYFLPSLYLANDGKVELIQEELFEDLIVKLKE